Proteins from one Eubalaena glacialis isolate mEubGla1 chromosome 8, mEubGla1.1.hap2.+ XY, whole genome shotgun sequence genomic window:
- the STEAP1 gene encoding STEAP1 protein: protein MESRPDITNQDELWKMKPRRNLEEDGYLNKDSRETSAPKRPVLLHLHQTAHCDEFDCPPELQHKQELFPKWCLPIKIAAIVSSLTFLYTLLREIIHPFVTSHQQYFYKIPILVINKVLPMVSITLLALVYLPGVIAAVVQLHNGTKYKKFPHWLDRWMVTRKQFGLLSFFFAVLHAVYSLSYPMRRSYRYKLLNWAYQQVQQNKEDAWIEHDVWRMEIYVSLGIVALAILALLAVTSIPSVSDSLTWREFHYIQSKLGIVSLLLGTIHALIFAWNKWVDIKQFVWYTPPNFMIAVFLPIVVLICKAILLLPCLRKKILKIRHGWEDVTNINKTKMSSQL, encoded by the exons ATGGAGAGCAGACCAGACATCACAAACCAAGACGAACTTTGGAAAATGAAGCCCAGGAGAAATCTAGAAGAAGATGGTTATttg aATAAGGATTCAAGGGAGACCAGTGCACCGAAAAGACCTGTGCTTTTGCACTTGCACCAAACAGCCCATTGTGATGAATTTGATTGCCCCCCAGAGCTTCAGCACAAACAGGAACTCTTTCCAAAGTGGTGTTTGCCAATTAAAATCGCTGCTATTGTATCATCTCTGACTTTTCTTTACACTCTTCTGAGGGAAATAATTCACCCTTTTGTAACTTCCCATCAacagtatttttataaaattccaaTCCTGGTCATCAACAAAGTCTTGCCAATGGTTTCCATCACCCTCTTGGCACTGGTTTATTTGCCAGGTGTGATAGCAGCAGTTGTGCAGCTTCATAATGGAACCAAGTATAAGAAATTTCCACATTGGTTGGATAGGTGGATGGTAACAAGAAAGCAATTTGGtcttctcagtttcttttttgcTGTACTGCATGCAGTTTACAGCTTATCCTATCCAATGAGACGATCCTACAGATACAAGTTGCTAAACTGGGCATATCAACAG GTCCAACAAAATAAAGAAGATGCCTGGATTGAGCATGATGTTTGGAGAATGGAAATTTATGTGTCTCTAGGAATTGTGGCACTTGCAATACTGGCTCTGTTGGCTGTGACATCTATTCCATCTGTGAGCGACTCTTTGACATGGAGAGAATTTCACTATATTCag agcAAACTAGGAATTGTTTCCCTTCTGCTGGGCACAATACATGCATTGATTTTTGCCTGGAATAAATGGGTAGATATAAAACAATTTGTATGGTATACACCTCCAAATTTTATGATAGCTGTTTTCCTTCCGATTGTTGTCCTGATATGCAAAGCCATACTACTCCTGCCATGCTTGAGAAAGAAGATACTGAAGATTAGACACGGTTGGGAAGATGTCACCAACATTAACAAAACTAAGATGTCTTCCCAGTTGTAG